From Halichoerus grypus chromosome 6, mHalGry1.hap1.1, whole genome shotgun sequence, one genomic window encodes:
- the ENO2 gene encoding gamma-enolase — MSIEKIWAREILDSRGNPTVEVDLHTTKGLFRAAVPSGASTGIYEALELRDGDKQRYLGKGVLKAVDHINTTIAPALISSGLSVVEQEKLDNLMLELDGTENKSKFGANAILGVSLAVCKAGAAERELPLYRHIAQLAGNSDLILPVPAFNVINGGSHAGNKLAMQEFMILPVGAESFRDAMRLGAEVYHTLKGVIKDKYGKDATNVGDEGGFAPNILENSEALELVKEAIDKAGYTEKIVIGMDVAASEFHRDGKYDLDFKSPADPSRYITGDQLGALYQDFVRDYPVVSIEDPFDQDDWAAWSKFTANVGIQIVGDDLTVTNPKRIERAVEEKACNCLLLKVNQIGSVTEAIQACKLAQENGWGVMVSHRSGETEDTFIADLVVGLCTGQIKTGAPCRSERLAKYNQLMRIEEELGDEARFAGHNFRNPSVL, encoded by the exons ATGTCGATAGAGAAGATCTGGGCCCGGGAGATTCTGGACTCCCGTGGGAATCCCACGGTGGAGGTGGATCTCCACACTACCAAAG GTCTTTTCCGGGCTGCGGTGCCCAGTGGAGCCTCCACTGGTATCTATGAGGCCCTGGAGCTGAGGGATGGGGACAAACAGCGTTACTTAGGCAAAG gtgTCCTGAAGGCAGTGGACCACATCAACACCACCATCGCTCCTGCCCTCATCAGCTCA GGTCTCTCTGTGGTGGAGCAGGAGAAGCTGGACAACCTGATGCTGGAGCTCGATGGGACTGAGAACAAAT CCAAGTTTGGGGCCAATGCCATCCTGGGTGTGTCCCTGGCCGTGTGTAAGGCAGGGGCGGCCGAGCGGGAATTGCCCCTATATCGCCACATTGCTCAGCTGGCCGGAAACTCGGACCTCATCCTGCCCGTGCCG GCCTTCAACGTGATCAATGGTGGCTCTCATGCTGGGAATAAGCTGGCCATGCAGGAATTTATGATCCTCCCAGTGGGCGCTGAGAGCTTTCGGGATGCCATGCGACTCGGGGCGGAGGTCTACCACACACTCAAGGGGGTCATCAAGGACAAGTACGGCAAGGATGCCACCAATGTGGGAGATGAAGGTGGCTTTGCCCCCAACATCCTGGAGAACAGTGAGG CCTTGGAGCTGGTGAAGGAAGCCATCGACAAGGCTGGCTACACAGAAAAGATTGTCATTGGCATGGATGTCGCTGCCTCGGAGTTTCATCGTGATGGCAAATATGACTTGGACTTCAAGTCTCCTGCTGATCCTTCCCGATACATCACTGGGGACCAGCTAGGGGCCCTCTACCAGGACTTTGTCAGGGACTATCCTG TGGTCTCCATTGAGGACCCCTTTGACCAGGATGACTGGGCTGCCTGGTCGAAGTTCACAGCCAATGTAGGGATCCAGATTGTGGGTGATGACCTGACAGTGACCAACCCAAAGCGTATTGAGCGGGCAGTGGAGGAAAAGGCCTGCAACTGTCTGCTGCTCAAGGTCAACCAGATCGGTTCGGTCACTGAAGCTATCCAAGC GTGCAAGCTGGCCCAGGAGAATGGCTGGGGGGTCATGGTGAGTCATCGCTCAGGAGAGACCGAGGACACATTCATCGCCGACCTGGTGGTGGGGCTGTGCACAGGCCAG ATCAAGACTGGAGCCCCGTGCCGTTCGGAGCGTCTGGCTAAGTACAACCAGCTCATGAG AATTGAAGAAGAGCTGGGGGACGAAGCCCGCTTCGCCGGACATAATTTCCGCAATCCCAGCGTGCTGTGA
- the LRRC23 gene encoding leucine-rich repeat-containing protein 23 produces MSDEELEDFEPDQDDLEKEDDEKETEEWEDYRKEGEEYSEEWMPSPLTEDMMKEGLSLLCKTGNGLAHAYVKLEVKERDLTDIYLLRSYIHLRYVDVSENHLTDLSPLNYLTHLLWLKADGNNLRSAHLNELPYLQIASFAYNQITDTEGISHPRLGSLDLKGNRIRRVTGLDPQKLISLHTLELRGNQLDSTLGINLPKLKNLFLAQNMLKKVEGLEHLSNLTTLHLRDNQIETLSGFSKEMTSLQYLNLRGNMVTHLGELAKLRDLPKLRALVLLDNPCTDENDYRQEALVQIAHLERLDKDFYEEEERAEADEIRQRLKETQEQEAEAEHDSELELPSM; encoded by the exons ATGTCAGATGAAGAGCTGGAAGACTTCGAGCCAGACCAGGATGATCTGGAAAAGGAAGATGAtgagaaggagacagaggagtGGGAGGActacaggaaggagggagaagagtaCTCAGAGGAA TGGATGCCCAGCCCCCTCACGGAGGACATGATGAAGGAAGGACTTTCTTTGCTCTGTAAGACGGGCAATGGACTGGCTCACGCTTATGTCAAGCTGGAGGTTAAAGAGAG GGACCTGACAGACATCTACTTGTTGCGGTCCTACATCCATCTGCGCTATGTGGATGTTTCTGAGAACCACCTGACAGACTTGTCCCCACTCAATTACCTTACCCACCTGCTCTGGCTCAAGGCTGATGGCAACAATCTGCGGAGCGCCCACCTGAATGAACTGCCCTATCTGCAGATTGCCAGTTTTGCCTATAACCAGATCACTGACACTGAGGGCATCTCTCACCCTCGTCTGGGCAGCCTGGATCTCAAAG GGAACCGCATCCGCAGGGTGACCGGTCTGGACCCCCAAAAGCTGATCAGCCTGCACACACTGGAGCTTCGGGGCAACCAGCTGGACAGCACCCTGGGAATCAACCTTCCGAAGCTGAAGAACCTCTTCCTG GCCCAGAACATGCTGAAGAAGGTGGAGGGCTTGGAGCACCTAAGCAATCTCACTACCTTGCATCTTCGAGACAACCAGATTGAAACTCTGAGTGGCTTCTCCAAGGAAATGACATCGCTGCAGTATCTCAACCTGAG GGGCAACATGGTGACCCACCTCGGGGAGCTAGCCAAGCTTCGGGACCTGCCCAAGCTGCGGGCCTTGGTGCTGTTGGACAACCCGTGCACAGATGAGAATGACTACCGCCAGGAGGCCCTGGTGCAGATAGCGCACCTCGAGCGCCTGGATAAAGATTTCTACGAGGAGGAGGAGCGGGCCGAGGCTGACGAGATCCGGCAGAGGTTGAAGGAGACCCAGGAgcaggaggctgaggctgagCACGACTCCGAACTGGAGCTGCCATCCATGTAG